In Pseudoliparis swirei isolate HS2019 ecotype Mariana Trench chromosome 9, NWPU_hadal_v1, whole genome shotgun sequence, a genomic segment contains:
- the cfap276 gene encoding cilia- and flagella-associated protein 276, with protein sequence MCRVVTGFWRQQELRYNAYAVFVYGVMPFGDTDEEPWCRLHDADTLASSQRNSVHQEHRAPKDSLDFQLQSVYNHHNDSFCSKNQIFYQKKTVSEELRKYEQLKQDMLEKDKEKDGVVWVDPERRAFKAFSDV encoded by the exons ATGTGCCGTGTTGTCACAGGTTTCTGGAGACAGCAGGAGCTCCGGTACAACGCGTATGCTGTATTTGTCTATGGTGTGATGCCTTTTGGAGATACTGACG AGGAACCCTGGTGTCGTCTCCATGATGCAGACACTTTGGCCAGCTCCCAGCGGAATAGTGTCCATCAAGAGCATCGG GCTCCCAAGGATAGCCTCGACTTCCAACTCCAGTCTGTGTACAATCACCACAATGACTCCTTCTGCTCCAAGAACCAGATATTCTACCAGAAGAAGACTGTCTCTGAGGAGCTCAG GAAATATGAACAGTTAAAGCAGGACATGCTGGAAAAGGACAAGGAAAAAGACGGCGTAGTGTGGGTCGATCCAGAGAGGCGCGCCTTCAAAGCATTCAGTGACGTTTAG
- the smc5 gene encoding structural maintenance of chromosomes protein 5 — translation MNSSTKKRRQSHVNTGSQTTNSKANMFSGDQKHELGVEGSFVEGSILRITMKNFLTYDYSVVYPGPNLNMIVGANGTGKSSIVCAICLGLAGKTAILGRGDKIGLYIKRGCNKGFIEIELFKTGGNVVINREIHVENNQSLWTLNGRHSNQKSVEEEVKALHIQVSNLCQFLPQEKVGEFAKMSKIELLEATEKSVGPPNMYEYHCGLKNFRNRERELENVVKEKASFLEKAKQRNERNKHDVNRYYEKKRHLDMILLLEKKKPWVEYETTRKECEGAKKERDDAKKQLAALKQAQAPMLGKIQLIDEQLKPTEAQIKAKTVAIKEASLKCKQKQEQLDRKHKEIADIKQAQRLKQMEEEDHQKRISNTRRTIDDLKAELAKVGDQPDVIPRINAVNVELRNIREERAKIEGEKADLRREKDNLYAESTMLERKLSDMNNMMNAKEEKLQRRHRDTHTALQWLRHNRQLFAGNVHEPMMLVINVKDHRFAKFVENHISFHDLRAFVFQRKDDMEKFMIEVRDKMNLKVNSISAPENMCSRRQPSRNIESLRRFGFFTYLREMFDAPDEVMSYLCHQYKVHDVPVGNDQTKAMIKTVIEEPYLRVFYTTDERYTLKRSHYSNKISTSNSAVHPSQYLTITVDAEEKRLLEQQMKTCEVKLRDIDERIKVLQAEAATLDRRDNELLAEKKHLSEVKGKKRQLEQKISTKQDSLGQMEHSVIDLQKIEEETKEKIAVVNSHKVSIVTVFMAKLKLRSKLTMEKVYLALETVGLMAEKAKLEIDCRDGVSELKNTVQKCSRLEQRKVQLTEQCKGLLKRAMAICKMKPDESLPKDLHNAFSKLPDTLDEIDAMLNEERSRAECFTSLSENVVDEYNKREQEIKHLEKELEDESNALNAFRQNISEAKERWLNPLKQLVEQINDKFSDFFRSMQCAGEVDLHSENEEEYEKYGIRIRVKFHSSTQLHELTAYHQSGGERSVSTMLYLMALQKLNRCPFRVVDEINQGMDPVNERRVFDIVVRTACKETTSQYFFITPKLLQNLQYADEMTVLCVHNGSHMLSSDQWDEKAFVRRRLKIKARE, via the exons ATGAATTCGTCCACCAAAAAACGGCGTCAAAGTCACGTCAACACCGGCTCACAAACGACCAACAGCAAAGCGAACATGTTCTCAGGCGACCAGAAGCACGAACTCGGAGTCGAGGGTAGTTTTGTGGAGGGATCCATACTTCGCATCACCATGAAAAACTTCCT GACCTACGACTACTCTGTGGTGTATCCGGGACCCAATCTGAACATGATTGTTGGAGCCAATGGAACTGGCAAGTCGAGCATTGTGTGTGCCATCTGTCTGGGTCTGGCTGGCAAGACGGCTATCCTGGGCAGAGGTGACAAG ATTGGGCTCTATATCAAACGTGGGTGCAATAAAGGATTTATTGAGATTGAACT GTTCAAGACTGGTGGTAATGTAGTGATTAACAGAGAGATCCACGTGGAGAACAATCAGTCACTGTGGACGCTGAATGGAAGACACAGCAACCAGAAATCAGTGGAAGAAGAAGTCAAGGCTCTGCATATCCAAGTCAGCAACCTCTGCCAGTTTCTGCCGCAG GAAAAAGTGGGAGAGTTTGCCAAGATGTCCAAAATTGAGTTGCTGGAGGCAACTGAGAAATCAGTTGGGCCCCCAAATATGTACGAGTACCATTGTGGGCTCAAAAACTTTCGCAACAGAGAACGAGAACTGGAG AACGTTGTGAAGGAGAAAGCCAGTTTCCTGGAAAAAGCCAAGCAGAGGAACGAGAGGAACAAACACGACGTGAACCGTTACTACGAAAAGAAGAGACATCTGGACATGATTTTGTTGcttgagaagaagaagccgTGGGTG GAGTATGAGACCACCCGTAAGGAGTGTGAGGGCGCGAAGAAGGAGCGAGACGATGCCAAAAAGCAGCTCGCTGCCCTGAAGCAGGCCCAGGCGCCGATGCTGGGGAAGATCCAGCTGATTGATGAACAGTTGAAGCCCACAGAGGCACAAATAAAGGCTAAG actGTCGCGATCAAAGAAGCTTCTCTGAAGTGCAAACAGAAACAAGAACAGTTGGATCGAAAACACAAAGAG ATAGCAGATATTAAACAGGCACAAAGGCTGAAGCAGATGGAAGAGGAAGACCACCAGAAGCGAATCAGCAACACCAGACGGACCATTGATGACTTGAAGGCAGAGCTCGCCAAAGTTGGCGACCAACCTGATGTGATCCCACGAATCAACGCTGTGAATGTCGAGCTGAGGAACATCCGGGAGGAGAGAGCCAAGATCGAAGGAGAGAAGGCCGACCTCCGCAGGGAGAAAGACAACCTCTATGCTGAGTCCACAA TGTTGGAGAGAAAGCTCAGTGACATGAACAACATGATGAACGCCAAAGAGGAGAAGCTGCAAAGACgccacagggacacacacactgccctccAGTGGCTCCGGCACAACAGACAACTCTTTGCTGGAAATGTCCACGAGCCCATGATGCTGGTG ATCAATGTGAAAGACCATCGCTTTGCTAAGTTCGTGGAGAACCACATCTCATTCCACGATCTGAGGGCGTTCGTCTTCCAGAGAAAAGATGACATGGAAAAATTCATGATAGAG GTCCGTGACAAGATGAACTTGAAAGTGAACTCCATCTCTGCTCCGGAGAATATGTGCTCTCGGCGCCAGCCGTCGCGAAATATTGAGTCCCTGAG GCGTTTTGGGTTCTTCACCTACCTACGCGAGATGTTCGACGCCCCTGACGAGGTGATGAGTTACCTCTGTCACCAGTACAAAGTGCATGACGTTCCTGTGGGCAATGACCAAACGAAAGCCATGATCAAAACG GTGATTGAGGAGCCCTACCTCAGGGTGTTCTACACCACAGATGAGAGGTACACATTGAAGAGGTCCCACTACTCCAACAAGATCAGCACCAGTAACTCCGCAGTGCACCCTTCCCAGTACCTCACCATCACTGTGGATGCTGAAGAGAAGCGGCTGCTGGAGCAGCAGATGAAG ACCTGTGAGGTGAAGTTACGAGACATCGACGAGCGGATAAAGGTCCTGCAGGCGGAAGCCGCCACACTGGATCGCCGTGACAACGAGTTGTTGGCAGAGAAGAAGCACCTTTCTGAAGTAAAGGGCAAAAAGAGGCAACTGGAGCAGAAGATCAGTACTAAGCAGGACAG TCTGGGGCAGATGGAGCACAGCGTTATTGACCTGCAGAAGATTGAAGAGGAAACTAAAGAAAAAATTGCCGTTGTCAATTCCCACAAAGTGTCCATAGTCACAGTGTTCATGGCCAAACTGAAG CTGAGATCCAAGCTGACCATGGAGAAGGTGTACCTGGCTTTGGAGACGGTGGGTCTGATGGCTGAGAAGGCCAAGCTGGAGATCGATTGTAGAGACGGCGTCTCTGAACTGAAGAACACTGTG CAAAAATGTAGCCGTCTGGAGCAGAGGAAGGTGCAGCTGACGGAACAATGCAAAGGCCTGTTGAAGAGAGCAATGGCAATTTGCAAGATGAAACCTGATGAATCATTACCCAAAGATCTTCATAAT GCGTTCAGCAAGCTGCCTGACACACTAGACGAGATCGACGCCATGCTGAATGAGGAGCGGTCCAGAGCTGAGTGCTTCACTAGCCTCAGTGAAAAT GTTGTTGATGAGTACAacaagagagagcaggagatcaAACACCTGGAGAAAGAGCTGGAAGACGAGAGCAACGCTCTGAACGCTTTCCGACAGAACATATCAGAG GCTAAGGAACGCTGGCTGAACCCGCTGAAGCAGCTGGTTGAACAGATTAATGACAAGTTCAGTGATTTCTTTCGCTCCATGCAGTGTGCAGGAGAGGTTGATCTGCACTCAGAGAACGAG GAGGAGTATGAGAAGTATGGGATCCGAATTCGGGTGAAGTTCCACAGCAGCACTCAGCTCCACGAGCTGACGGCCTACCATCAGAGTGGAGGAGAGCGCAGCGTCTCCACAATGCTCTACCTCATGGCCCTGCAGAAGCTCAATCGCTGCCCCTTCAGAGTGGTGGACGAGATCAACCAG GGAATGGATCCTGTAAATGAGCGAAGAGTCTTTGACATCGTGGTCCGCACGGCCTGCAAAGAGACAACCTCCCAGTACTTCTTCATTACACCCAAA ctgctgcagaaTCTTCAGTACGCTGATGAGATGACGGTCCTCTGTGTCCATAATGGCAGCCACATGCTCTCCTCCGACCAATGGGACGAGAAGGCTTTCGTCAGACGACgtctcaaaataaaagccagagaATGA
- the zgc:195245 gene encoding protein FAM107B has translation MSRQSTTDWSGNEGVQARKLNGSSVETPSHQNLHRELLLTHKRGLLLEEKPELKRVLEQRRLELHREEELAQRRPSDLQTELRKRQQKLQEYEQEEIRQQENQQKIPEFVRVKDNLRRTQTSEQSGSHQPHASHP, from the exons ATGTCCCGTCAGTCCACAACGGACTGGAGTGGTAACGAGGGCGTTCAGGCCAGGAAGCTGAACGGTTCCTCAGTGGAGACACCGAGCCACCAGAACCTGCACCGAGAACTGCTGCTCACCCATAAACG GGGCCTGCTGCTTGAGGAGAAACCGGAGCTGAAACGAGTTCTGGAGCAGCGCAGACTGGAGCtgcacagagaggaggagttggCCCAGCGGCGGCCCTCCGATCTGCAGACGGAGCTTCGCAAGAGGCAACAGAAGCTGCAAGAG TATGAGCAGGAGGAGATCCGACAGCAGGAGAACCAGCAGAAGATCCCAGAGTTTGTCCGTGTGAAGGACAACCTGAGGCGGACACAAACATCGGAGCAGTCAGGCTCCCATCAGCCCCACGCATCTCACCCTTAA